From the genome of Salmonella enterica subsp. houtenae serovar Houten:
GGGGAATAGCATGGCGGCAATACAGGGGATAGAAGGGGTTATTAGCCAGTTACAGGCGACGGCAGTGGCCGCGCGTGGGCAAGAAACGCACTCGCAGCCGACGGTGAGTTTTGCAGGCCAGCTACATGCTGCGCTGGATCGTATTAGTGACAGACAGACGGAGGCGCGCGTTCAGGCTGAAAAATTCACTCTGGGTGAGCCGGGCATTGCGCTTAATGATGTGATGGCCGATATGCAAAAAGCGTCCGTCTCTATGCAAATGGGGATTCAGGTACGCAACAAGCTGGTGGCTGCGTATCAGGAAGTGATGAGTATGCAAGTTTAGGCCACCACACATCAGCCGCGTCCCCCAGGCGCTTACATAAGTAAGTGACTGTGGGGCGCGATGAAAGGCAACGTCCATACAACTTGAATTATTTAGAGTATAACGTAGACATTGCGTTATTAATTAGGCTTGTTTTTTGACGCGTGCTCATTTCACCGATAAGCGGGTTGCGCAGTGTTGCAGGGACTTATTAAAAATAGGGTATGCTTGTTTACTAACGCCATACATCCCTACTGTTCGTTCTGGCGCTGTTGTTATTGAGTTGGCAATCCAGAATGTTCCTGCAATATGTGCGCCGTTGCGACAATACACGGTAAACTCCTTATTAACGCCTGGAATATCTGTTTCCTGAAGATCCAGTATATATCCATACGGGTACAGATTATCAGCGAGGCAGCGGGCAATAACTTTCGGATGCGCATTGACTACTGTGACGGGGGAGTAACGGGCGGCAGCAAGGCTTAAGACGCCAATAATGGAGATGAGAATAACTTTTATCATTTTTTGACTTCTGCTGTGCATAAATAATTCTCACCCGATGGCATCAGTGAGTGAAAGTATTAATATTCGATGGTTTTTTATGATGTAGACGGAAAATAATGACTTTATTTTTCGGCCAAATAGTTAAGATTTTTCATTGTCTCAGGCAAAATTAAAAAGATATAAACTATATAATAGATTTATGCAGCGGCGCACAAGACGACCTTGTCTGATTTATTTTGTAAGTTTTAGATTTTTGCCTGTCACACCGTAAAAAGGTCTCCCGCCGTAACGTACAGCGGGAGTATACGCTTACTTTTGAATCAGGTAACGAATTGTCGGGCCATCCTGCTGGATATCCAGCACCGTATAGCCATGATTGCGCGCATCCAACGGAATATTATTAATGGATTGCGGACAGTCGCTCACCACTTCCAGAATCTCCCCTTTTTTTAGCTGCGGCATCGCTTCCAGCGTCGCCACCGCCGGGTATGGACAGGGTTCGCCAACCATATCAAGACGGTAATCAGGGACGATATTTTTCATGCGGATTCCTTAGCGAGAGTTAGCCCGGCGCGGCGGAAGAAACGTTTTTCCCAACCGATGATTAACATCAGCGCGGCAAATAACAACAGATACGTGACCAGCAGCCCCCCCAGCGGACCGAAGGTGCTCAACAGGTTAACTTTATCCCAACTGGTCGCCAGAGCGGGCGCGAAATCATCCCAGTAGTAAGCCAGGATGGTCGAACCGATGACATTGCCGAGGCCCACCCACCAGTAATGCACCTGACCCTCTACGGCGCGGTACATCCAGCCGGTTTCGCAGCCGCCCGCCAACACGATGCCAAAACCGAACAGCAGTCCGCCAATGACCGCATTCGGGCCAGCCCACATAATTTTAGGTGCAACGCCCAACTGCACGTAGCTGAAAATACCAATGGCGCTGACCGCCATGCCGAAAATAATCGCTTTCGCCATATGGGCGCGTCCGGAGATCCACAGATCGCGAAAGGCCGAGGTAAAGCAGATTTGCGCGCGCTCGATCAGCAGCCCAAATCCGACGCCGAACAGCATCGCCAGCCCCAGTTTCGGCTGATGCATTGCCGTTAAT
Proteins encoded in this window:
- the fliE gene encoding flagellar hook-basal body complex protein FliE, with the translated sequence MAAIQGIEGVISQLQATAVAARGQETHSQPTVSFAGQLHAALDRISDRQTEARVQAEKFTLGEPGIALNDVMADMQKASVSMQMGIQVRNKLVAAYQEVMSMQV
- a CDS encoding 50S ribosomal protein L1 translates to MHSRSQKMIKVILISIIGVLSLAAARYSPVTVVNAHPKVIARCLADNLYPYGYILDLQETDIPGVNKEFTVYCRNGAHIAGTFWIANSITTAPERTVGMYGVSKQAYPIFNKSLQHCATRLSVK
- the SBOV20251 gene encoding Predicted transporter component, producing MKNIVPDYRLDMVGEPCPYPAVATLEAMPQLKKGEILEVVSDCPQSINNIPLDARNHGYTVLDIQQDGPTIRYLIQK